Proteins from a single region of Thermoplasmata archaeon:
- a CDS encoding tetratricopeptide repeat protein: MAEKTERQRAMVYIMTGDSLSDEGKYVDAIKYYNMAIEIDPKNAVAHNNKGVTLNAMGRHLEAIRCYDKALELNPKYEVAWYNKGNALSYLGEYLGAIECYRKAYTLNPKYEAAFYDEASTRFLMGDVKGAIEVIDKLIEMNPKSVNGWLKKGQMLEDLGQFDAALACYENALLIDPESVEAYNSIGGLYFSIEEYEKAIEAYQKAIELNDGIAETWNNLGFTYFVLGFYDEALNCYDRALQINPEYKHAWYNKGYTYHGMGKLEKAVECYQRAIKLDPHDEVLWNNLGNALYNLKRFKESIPFFVNALEVNPEYEIAWNNIGNALDKMGMHDKSIKYHEKAIELNPKFDYAYYAKGYALHKLGKSEEGLKFVEISLALNPNYDHAWYALADIYLALGEREEALAAIENALILNPEYPEAYLMKAEILGAMGREAEALDMLQTGLKAAQALLKFERDIDNLKVLEKILMKLGKYDDAINVEMEILSIDFVPQVAENLAANLFDKEQYAKIIELFGMRKELPKNVALLLARSYREIGEKEMALKTCDEMFQKTGDIDFAVEKLKILYESGLSEIAKLILELPQKDPDAIALLGDYYFRKKMYAAALPCYTFYVKNRENLEIWYRKGLCHLYLNQLWQADFCFDYLTGAYPESGLGWYGKYLVLKKKGKSKKANGFLEIALSKDEKIGEVTRDAEAKVSDTLP; this comes from the coding sequence ATGGCTGAAAAAACAGAAAGACAGAGAGCAATGGTTTACATAATGACTGGCGACTCCCTGTCAGATGAGGGAAAATATGTTGATGCCATTAAATACTACAACATGGCAATTGAAATAGACCCAAAGAATGCAGTTGCTCACAATAACAAGGGGGTTACACTGAACGCGATGGGCAGGCATTTAGAGGCAATCAGGTGCTACGACAAAGCCCTTGAACTAAATCCAAAGTATGAAGTGGCATGGTACAACAAGGGTAATGCTCTCTCTTATCTAGGAGAATACCTTGGTGCAATTGAATGCTATCGTAAGGCCTACACTCTCAATCCAAAGTATGAGGCAGCGTTCTACGATGAGGCAAGCACAAGGTTTCTAATGGGAGATGTGAAGGGAGCGATAGAGGTCATTGACAAACTAATTGAAATGAATCCGAAGAGTGTCAATGGCTGGCTCAAAAAAGGTCAGATGCTAGAGGATTTGGGACAGTTTGATGCTGCCCTTGCATGCTATGAGAATGCACTTTTGATTGATCCAGAGAGCGTAGAAGCCTACAATAGCATCGGTGGACTTTACTTTTCTATTGAGGAATACGAGAAAGCCATAGAGGCCTACCAAAAAGCAATTGAGTTGAATGATGGAATTGCCGAAACCTGGAACAATCTAGGATTCACCTACTTCGTACTTGGTTTCTATGATGAGGCATTAAACTGCTACGACCGTGCTCTCCAGATAAATCCAGAGTACAAGCATGCGTGGTACAACAAGGGCTACACCTACCACGGAATGGGAAAACTTGAGAAAGCGGTGGAGTGCTATCAACGAGCTATCAAACTCGACCCGCATGACGAAGTGCTCTGGAACAACTTAGGCAATGCTCTCTACAACCTGAAGAGATTTAAAGAAAGCATCCCCTTCTTCGTGAACGCACTTGAAGTTAATCCGGAATACGAAATTGCATGGAACAATATAGGGAATGCACTGGACAAAATGGGAATGCATGATAAGAGCATAAAGTATCACGAGAAAGCAATTGAACTCAATCCGAAATTTGACTATGCATATTATGCAAAGGGCTACGCCCTGCACAAGCTTGGTAAATCAGAGGAAGGACTGAAATTTGTTGAAATTTCACTTGCACTCAACCCGAACTATGACCATGCCTGGTATGCACTGGCAGACATCTATCTCGCACTGGGTGAAAGGGAAGAGGCACTTGCAGCCATAGAAAATGCCCTTATCCTTAACCCAGAGTATCCTGAAGCATATTTGATGAAGGCAGAAATTCTTGGAGCGATGGGCAGAGAGGCAGAGGCACTTGATATGCTCCAGACAGGATTGAAGGCTGCTCAGGCCTTGCTCAAATTTGAGAGAGATATTGACAACCTGAAGGTTTTGGAGAAAATTTTGATGAAATTAGGAAAATATGATGATGCCATAAATGTAGAGATGGAAATTCTCAGCATTGATTTTGTGCCTCAAGTAGCAGAGAATTTGGCTGCAAATCTTTTTGACAAAGAGCAGTACGCTAAAATCATTGAACTCTTTGGAATGCGAAAGGAATTGCCAAAGAATGTAGCTCTCCTGCTTGCCAGAAGTTATCGTGAGATAGGCGAGAAAGAAATGGCATTAAAGACCTGCGATGAAATGTTTCAGAAAACTGGTGACATAGATTTTGCAGTGGAAAAACTCAAAATCCTCTATGAATCAGGGTTGAGCGAAATTGCGAAGCTCATTCTTGAGTTGCCACAAAAAGACCCTGATGCCATCGCTTTGCTTGGAGATTACTACTTCCGGAAGAAAATGTATGCTGCGGCACTGCCTTGCTATACTTTTTATGTAAAGAACCGCGAAAATCTGGAAATCTGGTACAGAAAAGGGCTCTGTCATCTTTACCTCAACCAACTCTGGCAGGCAGATTTCTGCTTTGACTACCTTACTGGTGCCTATCCCGAATCTGGACTCGGTTGGTATGGCAAGTATCTAGTGCTGAAGAAGAAAGGAAAGTCAAAGAAAGCCAACGGATTTCTAGAAATTGCACTCTCAAAAGATGAAAAGATTGGAGAGGTTACTAGAGATGCTGAAGCGAAAGTTTCTGATACTCTGCCATGA
- a CDS encoding macro domain-containing protein — protein sequence MQEVNRFVVGNLEVIIKRGDITEEEVDAIVNAANNHFWMGGGVAGAIKRKGGVEIEREAVKKGPVEVGKCVYTSAGKLKARYVIHAAVMGQDLVTDAEKIATATANALKMAEDLKLQSIAFPALGTGVGGFDYSECAKLMLHQVLGFKPVNLMEVLFILYSSEAFEAFLNIARKLYG from the coding sequence ATGCAAGAGGTAAACCGATTTGTGGTTGGCAACTTAGAAGTAATTATAAAGCGAGGAGACATCACAGAGGAAGAAGTGGATGCAATTGTAAATGCTGCGAACAACCATTTCTGGATGGGAGGTGGTGTTGCAGGCGCAATAAAACGCAAAGGTGGTGTAGAGATAGAAAGGGAAGCTGTGAAAAAGGGTCCTGTGGAGGTTGGAAAGTGTGTCTATACTAGTGCTGGAAAACTCAAGGCAAGGTATGTGATTCACGCTGCAGTTATGGGTCAGGACCTTGTAACAGATGCGGAAAAAATTGCCACAGCAACAGCTAACGCACTGAAAATGGCAGAGGACCTAAAGCTGCAATCAATTGCATTTCCAGCTCTTGGCACTGGTGTTGGCGGCTTTGATTACTCAGAATGTGCAAAACTCATGCTTCACCAGGTCTTGGGATTCAAACCAGTGAACCTTATGGAAGTTCTTTTTATTCTCTACAGCTCTGAAGCATTTGAGGCTTTTCTAAACATTGCGAGGAAATTGTATGGCTGA
- the fen gene encoding flap endonuclease-1, protein MGVDIVSIVEANQATLEDFSGKIIAIDGYNTLYQFLAIIRQPDGTLLMDKQGRVTSHLSGLFYRTANFLEIGIKPIFVFDGEPYPQKMRTIEGRVAAKEKAMEEWKKALEEGDLEMAKSKAQQTSHLTKEMVSQAKRLLGYMGIPWIDAPRDGEAQASYIVQRGDANYSASQDFDSLLFGSPALVRNLAISGKRKLPRKKEFVDIKPEIILLNDVLQKNGITREQLIDIGILVGTDFNEGVKGIGAKKALKLIKEYGTIEKVIEVKKIDVPGYEDARKIFLQPDIVNNYNLKWSLPDTEKIIEMLCEEFEFSEDRVRKALSFVAARKAMCMQTSLDQFF, encoded by the coding sequence ATGGGCGTGGACATTGTATCAATTGTTGAGGCTAACCAGGCGACACTGGAAGATTTCTCTGGCAAAATAATTGCAATTGATGGTTACAACACCCTCTACCAGTTTCTTGCTATAATTCGACAGCCCGATGGAACACTACTGATGGACAAACAGGGAAGAGTAACATCTCATTTATCAGGGCTTTTCTACAGAACTGCAAATTTTCTGGAGATTGGGATTAAACCTATTTTCGTCTTCGATGGGGAGCCCTATCCTCAAAAAATGAGGACAATAGAGGGAAGAGTCGCCGCAAAGGAGAAGGCGATGGAAGAATGGAAAAAGGCGCTAGAAGAGGGAGACCTGGAGATGGCAAAATCAAAGGCACAGCAGACCTCTCATTTAACAAAGGAAATGGTAAGTCAGGCAAAGCGATTGCTAGGATATATGGGTATCCCTTGGATTGATGCCCCGAGAGATGGCGAAGCGCAAGCAAGTTACATTGTGCAGCGGGGCGATGCAAATTACAGTGCGTCTCAGGACTTTGATTCCCTTCTTTTTGGAAGCCCAGCTCTAGTTAGGAATCTCGCAATCTCTGGCAAAAGAAAATTGCCAAGGAAAAAAGAATTTGTGGATATAAAGCCAGAGATAATCCTACTCAACGATGTGCTCCAGAAAAATGGAATTACCAGAGAACAGCTCATTGACATTGGAATTCTGGTTGGAACTGATTTTAACGAGGGTGTTAAGGGCATTGGGGCGAAAAAAGCTCTGAAATTGATAAAGGAGTATGGAACGATAGAGAAAGTGATTGAGGTAAAGAAAATAGATGTGCCTGGCTATGAAGATGCAAGAAAGATTTTTTTACAGCCAGATATTGTGAATAACTACAACCTCAAATGGTCGTTGCCTGATACTGAGAAAATTATAGAAATGCTGTGCGAGGAGTTTGAATTTTCGGAAGACCGCGTAAGAAAAGCGCTATCATTCGTTGCGGCGAGAAAGGCCATGTGTATGCAAACTTCACTCGACCAGTTCTTTTGA
- a CDS encoding tRNA-dihydrouridine synthase — protein sequence MLNFLRRRVICAPMAAVTSPDFRYMIRKYTDTLVFTEMCSAHALVHNPALLSARIYEWDHPIGLQIYGADIRRMVEAAKIAERLGADIIDINMGCARRIITKQGAGAALLKKPEFARQLIKEIVRNVSVPVSVKTRIGWDNFQPDFFEAIADCDLAFVTVHGRTAKAGFSGDVDFDAIASLKKILGTVIVGNGNIFAPGKAVEMLKKTGCNAVMVARGMMGRPYFPSQCIKAVNDETFHEPTKNEILSDLLEHARKFCEINGTTALKKFRQHIYWYFKTFRKSPEFYEKIQEVKEFCQLVKLLEWYTRSVPSAREKESP from the coding sequence ATGTTGAATTTTCTTAGAAGAAGGGTAATCTGTGCACCGATGGCTGCAGTCACTTCACCTGACTTCCGATACATGATACGCAAGTATACGGACACCCTGGTGTTTACAGAAATGTGCAGTGCCCATGCACTAGTGCACAATCCTGCGTTACTTTCTGCTAGAATCTATGAATGGGACCATCCAATTGGGTTGCAGATATATGGTGCTGACATTAGAAGAATGGTAGAAGCGGCAAAAATTGCGGAAAGGCTTGGTGCAGACATCATAGACATCAACATGGGCTGTGCGAGAAGAATTATAACCAAGCAGGGAGCCGGTGCCGCCCTACTTAAAAAGCCAGAATTTGCAAGGCAACTGATAAAGGAAATCGTAAGGAATGTTTCAGTCCCAGTAAGTGTGAAAACTAGAATCGGTTGGGATAACTTTCAGCCGGATTTTTTCGAGGCCATTGCAGATTGTGACCTCGCATTTGTTACAGTTCATGGAAGAACTGCAAAAGCAGGTTTCAGCGGTGATGTAGATTTTGACGCTATAGCCAGTTTGAAAAAAATTTTAGGCACAGTTATTGTGGGCAATGGTAACATTTTCGCACCTGGAAAAGCAGTTGAAATGCTGAAAAAAACGGGTTGCAATGCAGTGATGGTAGCGAGGGGAATGATGGGGCGACCTTATTTTCCAAGTCAATGTATAAAAGCGGTGAATGATGAAACCTTTCATGAGCCAACGAAGAACGAGATTCTATCGGACTTGCTAGAACATGCTCGAAAATTCTGCGAAATAAATGGCACGACAGCACTGAAAAAGTTTCGTCAGCATATTTACTGGTATTTCAAAACCTTCAGGAAGTCACCTGAATTTTACGAAAAAATTCAGGAGGTGAAGGAATTCTGCCAACTCGTGAAGTTGCTAGAATGGTATACTAGAAGTGTACCCTCAGCACGGGAAAAAGAATCACCTTAG
- the trmY gene encoding tRNA (pseudouridine(54)-N(1))-methyltransferase TrmY, which produces MLKRKFLILCHDASTDGAFTLDDLPGSGGRIDVAARCVVASLLISYGIRKDAEVILFFCKGPRNGLTIRVSGNNVKYLNPDERSTAALLRNAMLKYKNVAMESSPGVEVCTTNLETILAGEKNVYYLKEEGFPAGNFEFPDEEILFVLGDHKDLTPEEETIVLKYAKAKLSISPLSLYSEQCITIIHNILDRKFSGRFIPENREHKSVDRNDGK; this is translated from the coding sequence ATGCTGAAGCGAAAGTTTCTGATACTCTGCCATGATGCAAGCACAGATGGTGCTTTCACGCTTGATGATTTACCAGGTTCTGGCGGAAGAATCGATGTTGCAGCAAGATGCGTAGTTGCAAGCTTGTTAATTTCATATGGCATAAGGAAGGATGCAGAGGTCATTCTGTTTTTCTGCAAGGGACCCAGAAATGGATTAACCATTAGAGTTAGTGGCAACAATGTAAAATACCTAAACCCAGATGAGCGGAGCACTGCTGCTCTCCTCAGAAATGCGATGTTGAAATACAAAAATGTGGCAATGGAAAGTTCACCAGGTGTGGAGGTGTGCACCACGAACCTGGAAACCATTCTGGCCGGGGAGAAAAATGTGTACTATCTGAAGGAGGAGGGGTTTCCAGCAGGAAATTTTGAGTTCCCAGACGAGGAAATACTGTTTGTGCTTGGTGACCACAAGGATTTGACGCCGGAAGAAGAGACAATTGTGCTGAAGTACGCAAAAGCCAAACTCAGCATCTCGCCGCTCTCCCTCTACTCAGAGCAATGCATTACTATCATTCACAACATCCTTGACAGGAAATTTTCAGGACGCTTTATACCAGAAAATCGAGAGCATAAGTCCGTTGACCGCAACGATGGCAAATAG
- a CDS encoding NosD domain-containing protein, with product MAEKEDKPINELFTEILIRIKQDVEISLLMDSLGRYKRKYRELAKIGVTPDYEVTLKGEIKDVEETLLGFLYAVYETAKEKSGVERARAEMSEVLEHLIATSENTSVAKVAKEFLSKIRLERSPVEEIAEKLLKYKFEGYPIEDVIGEKEKGKDAFLKAYEEYVAKIEKLKSIEAQLDELDVTGFEKEALEIRSHIKNPAKLDYVEQLMNKIVAGASIDRMEKELNEISKEIDVLEKKVAKKPKIQPAPKTPREGKVNGRKDGRINGRINGKVNGMRESKGVVPKRETEAGKRTAIALIVFLLLAIPPAAILLYTEAGIKIDGNLDDWAGKASIEQVPTGMDVPITKYAIDVDEKYVYFYLQVQSPRAVFESSGNQRDTVLLFLDTGQAGYRFDGINAKYKVEISGSEGNVVSTSLSEYQGDGTSWKWAPKGSIEAKASIGTLEGRIKKSDIGNAEPTVYILAQHADGKTGKSIIPFNKEMKGVALTQVGIVDEIVQPDANATLLTVNARAYGKDVELKTLLLKRSGGYNGVLNVRVVDANNAELGTASFSDGAIETTATLNRAVGTTGDLTFKVVADVSGIANNSIGLKVAGATVEGTVKVYGESKVVYVGAPTGIIIDGAFGDWAGIQGHDDPTGDVAMIPTTLPANSNIDINATKYTNDTNNVYFYAKVYGDKIMAGLTQVYRGVAGGGQSGTPTPIEEVDIYDYLYINFTVSAVGKEYSIQVVGKDGVVLSKKVLEKDIQAMVWSESTGLSASLTVACAAGELELGIPFADGQITTYTVTMSDWIGKDTTSVIFSYHGGIRASGEIQPKGTPHAPIHINGNADFAAKATAESWPGDGTQNNPYIIDGYEINANGGSYGIWIENTDVYFVIRNCNITNASNSGSAPYGSGIALNNVQNGTIENNTCTNSKRGIYLSNSGNNTLTNNNVLSNEYGIYLSAQSTNNYNHNLLYSNNVLTNEHGIYIYRSSNNTIINNNISENTVNGTYLYQSSNNTLSNNNISKNNVGIFLNSTSKNNLITYNWITQNSNYSINISSSSATGNLIHHNNFIANNGAGKGLTGRCQAYDAGGNQWYIATKDGKGTEGNYWSNWDGKDDYPIDGSSASDPSPFSSPVSEFTQLPLFAMFLIGALVAIARKRKH from the coding sequence ATGGCTGAGAAAGAGGACAAACCAATAAATGAACTCTTTACTGAAATACTCATCCGGATAAAGCAGGATGTGGAAATCTCCTTACTCATGGACTCTTTAGGGAGGTACAAGAGAAAGTACAGAGAACTAGCAAAAATCGGAGTAACGCCTGACTATGAAGTAACCCTGAAGGGGGAAATTAAAGATGTGGAAGAGACCTTGCTTGGATTCCTGTATGCGGTCTACGAAACAGCCAAGGAAAAATCTGGAGTGGAAAGGGCGAGGGCAGAAATGAGCGAGGTACTTGAACATCTAATTGCCACGAGTGAGAACACCTCGGTAGCAAAAGTTGCTAAGGAATTTCTGAGTAAGATCCGACTTGAGCGGAGCCCTGTGGAAGAAATTGCTGAAAAATTGCTCAAGTATAAATTTGAGGGTTACCCAATTGAGGATGTGATTGGAGAGAAGGAGAAGGGAAAGGATGCCTTCTTGAAGGCCTACGAGGAATATGTGGCAAAAATAGAAAAATTAAAGAGTATCGAGGCACAGCTTGATGAATTAGATGTTACTGGTTTTGAGAAGGAAGCCCTTGAAATTCGTTCACATATAAAAAACCCTGCAAAACTAGATTATGTGGAGCAGCTGATGAATAAGATTGTTGCTGGTGCGAGCATTGACAGAATGGAGAAAGAATTAAATGAAATTTCAAAAGAGATAGATGTACTAGAAAAGAAGGTCGCAAAAAAACCAAAAATTCAGCCCGCACCGAAAACTCCTAGGGAAGGTAAGGTAAACGGACGGAAAGATGGAAGAATTAATGGCAGGATCAATGGAAAAGTCAATGGGATGCGAGAAAGTAAAGGTGTTGTCCCAAAACGAGAGACCGAAGCTGGAAAGAGAACGGCAATCGCACTGATTGTATTCCTCTTGCTTGCTATCCCTCCTGCAGCAATCCTTCTCTATACAGAGGCAGGAATAAAGATAGATGGAAATCTAGATGATTGGGCTGGTAAGGCATCAATAGAGCAGGTGCCAACTGGAATGGATGTGCCAATAACGAAGTATGCGATCGATGTAGATGAAAAGTATGTGTATTTCTATCTGCAAGTGCAAAGCCCTCGTGCAGTGTTTGAGAGCAGTGGGAATCAAAGGGACACCGTTTTGCTGTTTCTAGATACAGGACAAGCTGGCTATAGATTTGATGGAATAAATGCAAAGTACAAGGTTGAGATTTCTGGTAGTGAGGGAAATGTGGTTTCTACATCGCTTTCCGAATATCAGGGCGATGGCACAAGCTGGAAATGGGCACCAAAGGGTTCAATTGAAGCAAAGGCAAGTATTGGAACACTTGAAGGTAGGATAAAGAAGAGCGATATTGGAAATGCTGAGCCGACAGTTTACATTCTAGCACAGCATGCGGATGGCAAGACGGGGAAGAGTATCATACCATTCAACAAAGAAATGAAAGGTGTGGCACTCACACAGGTTGGCATTGTGGACGAGATAGTACAGCCAGATGCCAATGCTACCTTGCTCACAGTTAATGCAAGGGCTTATGGAAAAGATGTGGAACTCAAGACACTTCTGCTGAAGAGAAGTGGGGGCTACAACGGAGTGCTAAATGTGAGAGTGGTTGATGCAAACAATGCGGAGCTTGGCACTGCGAGCTTCAGTGATGGAGCAATAGAGACAACAGCCACGCTGAATCGTGCAGTGGGTACGACTGGAGACCTTACTTTTAAGGTCGTTGCAGATGTGAGTGGAATTGCTAACAATTCAATTGGATTGAAGGTTGCTGGTGCCACAGTTGAAGGCACTGTAAAGGTTTATGGGGAAAGTAAAGTGGTGTATGTTGGTGCACCCACAGGAATAATAATCGATGGAGCATTTGGAGATTGGGCAGGAATTCAGGGACATGATGACCCTACGGGAGATGTGGCTATGATTCCAACGACTCTACCAGCGAATTCAAACATAGACATAAATGCAACAAAGTACACGAACGACACAAACAATGTGTACTTCTATGCAAAGGTCTATGGTGATAAAATAATGGCAGGGTTGACACAGGTGTATCGAGGAGTAGCAGGTGGAGGTCAGAGTGGCACACCTACACCAATTGAAGAGGTGGACATTTACGATTACCTTTACATCAACTTTACAGTGAGTGCAGTGGGGAAGGAGTATTCGATCCAAGTTGTGGGTAAAGATGGTGTAGTTCTCAGCAAGAAGGTGTTGGAGAAAGATATACAGGCAATGGTTTGGAGTGAGAGCACAGGATTGAGTGCAAGCTTGACAGTTGCTTGTGCAGCAGGGGAACTTGAGCTTGGCATACCGTTTGCAGATGGACAGATTACCACATACACAGTGACAATGAGCGACTGGATTGGAAAGGACACGACAAGTGTGATATTCAGTTACCACGGAGGGATAAGAGCATCTGGGGAAATACAACCAAAAGGCACACCGCATGCACCGATTCACATAAACGGGAATGCAGATTTTGCTGCAAAGGCAACAGCTGAAAGCTGGCCTGGAGATGGGACACAAAACAATCCCTACATTATTGATGGCTATGAGATAAACGCAAATGGTGGGAGTTATGGAATCTGGATTGAGAACACGGATGTCTATTTCGTGATACGGAACTGCAATATAACAAATGCAAGTAATTCGGGCAGTGCTCCGTACGGTTCGGGCATTGCATTGAATAATGTTCAAAATGGAACAATAGAAAACAATACTTGCACAAACTCAAAAAGAGGCATATACTTATCCAACTCCGGTAACAACACGCTGACAAACAACAATGTGTTAAGCAATGAGTATGGAATTTACCTATCTGCCCAAAGTACTAATAATTACAATCATAATCTTCTCTACTCTAACAATGTGTTAACCAATGAACATGGGATTTACATATATAGATCGAGTAACAATACGATAATCAACAACAATATTTCTGAAAATACAGTTAACGGCACTTATCTATACCAATCGAGCAATAATACGCTATCAAATAACAATATTTCAAAGAATAATGTTGGAATTTTTCTGAATTCCACCAGCAAGAATAACCTTATCACCTACAATTGGATTACACAGAATTCTAATTACAGCATAAACATAAGTAGTTCAAGTGCGACTGGCAACCTCATCCACCACAACAACTTCATAGCTAACAACGGTGCTGGCAAAGGCCTAACAGGTAGATGTCAGGCATATGATGCAGGTGGAAATCAGTGGTACATTGCCACAAAGGATGGGAAAGGTACAGAGGGCAACTACTGGAGCAACTGGGATGGGAAAGACGATTATCCGATTGATGGAAGCAGTGCAAGTGACCCGTCGCCGTTTAGCAGTCCAGTATCAGAATTCACGCAATTGCCCCTCTTTGCCATGTTCCTTATCGGGGCTCTTGTCGCAATTGCCAGAAAACGAAAACACTGA